The following are from one region of the Dreissena polymorpha isolate Duluth1 chromosome 2, UMN_Dpol_1.0, whole genome shotgun sequence genome:
- the LOC127865812 gene encoding putative chitinase 1 isoform X1, whose protein sequence is MFRNGHLHTTKIAKTTHSKMGVIRLIGCILLVLPCVLTEFYRFCYYGSWASNRHAPNALRPGDINPSLCSHLSYSFLDLDDTATRIIPTPDPPHPETLMTQFNNLKKRNRSLKTIASVGGWAMGTEAFIKLVSSQDLMNQFAGNAVTFLRTHNFDGLDLDWEYPGVEYRGGKPEEKQRFVQLLKTVREAFESDPEVQKGRGPTPSYMCSGSHEDLVATAYNVTRNSTVRYHTLTSSDNATGKSQLDITKRRHPPT, encoded by the exons ATGTTCCGAAATGGTCACCTTCACACAACGAAGATAGCTAAAACCACACATTCAAAAATGGGCGTTATTAGACTCATTGGCTGTATTCTATTGGTGTTACCTTGCGTTTTAAcag AATTTTACCGTTTTTGCTACTACGGATCGTGGGCGTCCAATCGTCACGCCCCGAACGCACTCCGCCCTGGAGACATCAACCCCTCTCTGTGCTCGCACCTGTCCTATTCCTTTCTGGACCTGGACGATACTGCCACCAGGATTATACCAACACCGGACCCACCGCATCCAGAGACCCT TATGACACAATTCAACAACCTCAAGAAGAGGAATAGGAGTCTGAAAACCATCGCTTCGGTGGGAGGTTGGGCCATGGGAACTGAAGCCTTCATCAAGCTTGTATCCTCGCAGGACTTGATGAACCAGTTTGCTGGAAACGCCGTAAC GTTCTTGCGAACACATAACTtcgatggccttgaccttgactggGAATACCCTGGTGTTGAATATAGAGGCGGAAAACCTGAAGAGAAGCAACGTTTTGTCCAACTACTCAAG ACCGTGCGTGAGGCATTCGAAAGCGATCCGGAAGTGCAGAAAGGTCGAGGACCGACTCCTTCTTACATGTGCAGTGGGAGTCACGAGGACCTCGTTGCGACAGCCTACAATGTGACGAGGAATAGCACAGTAAGATATCACACACTGACGTCATCCGACAATGCGACAGGAAAATCACAGTTAGATATCACAAAACGCCGTCATCCACCAACGTGA
- the LOC127865812 gene encoding putative chitinase 1 isoform X2, protein MFRNGHLHTTKIAKTTHSKMGVIRLIGCILLVLPCVLTEFYRFCYYGSWASNRHAPNALRPGDINPSLCSHLSYSFLDLDDTATRIIPTPDPPHPETLMTQFNNLKKRNRSLKTIASVGGWAMGTEAFIKLVSSQDLMNQFAGNAVTFLRTHNFDGLDLDWEYPGVEYRGGKPEEKQRFVQLLKTVREAFESDPEVQKGRGPTPSYMCSGSHEDLVATAYNVTRNSTVFRPD, encoded by the exons ATGTTCCGAAATGGTCACCTTCACACAACGAAGATAGCTAAAACCACACATTCAAAAATGGGCGTTATTAGACTCATTGGCTGTATTCTATTGGTGTTACCTTGCGTTTTAAcag AATTTTACCGTTTTTGCTACTACGGATCGTGGGCGTCCAATCGTCACGCCCCGAACGCACTCCGCCCTGGAGACATCAACCCCTCTCTGTGCTCGCACCTGTCCTATTCCTTTCTGGACCTGGACGATACTGCCACCAGGATTATACCAACACCGGACCCACCGCATCCAGAGACCCT TATGACACAATTCAACAACCTCAAGAAGAGGAATAGGAGTCTGAAAACCATCGCTTCGGTGGGAGGTTGGGCCATGGGAACTGAAGCCTTCATCAAGCTTGTATCCTCGCAGGACTTGATGAACCAGTTTGCTGGAAACGCCGTAAC GTTCTTGCGAACACATAACTtcgatggccttgaccttgactggGAATACCCTGGTGTTGAATATAGAGGCGGAAAACCTGAAGAGAAGCAACGTTTTGTCCAACTACTCAAG ACCGTGCGTGAGGCATTCGAAAGCGATCCGGAAGTGCAGAAAGGTCGAGGACCGACTCCTTCTTACATGTGCAGTGGGAGTCACGAGGACCTCGTTGCGACAGCCTACAATGTGACGAGGAATAGCACA GTATTCCGACCTGATTAA